The Mercurialis annua linkage group LG2, ddMerAnnu1.2, whole genome shotgun sequence genome contains a region encoding:
- the LOC126668178 gene encoding uncharacterized protein LOC126668178, which produces MTIRGNSFSFQYPQLTNTNYENCSNIMKALLGSQGVWDIVENGFEPAEDEVALNQVQRHTLKKERKKDQSALTIIHHGLDDNIFKKAAINTTSMQAWETLKNSVILGERIEDVRVVENHVVVSIEESKNTETVTIDQLCGSLCAREERMNCGKQEHFSHTLITKFFSKSRGDSSTRGGRGLLRERGRGRGYGRGQGRGEHNSFNENKNQNFHRGRGRGRSNFGVYERKK; this is translated from the exons ATGACAATAAGAGggaattctttttcttttcaataccCACAACTCACTAATACCAATTATGAGAATTGCTCAAATATAATGAAAGCTCTTCTTGGTTCACAAGGTGTGTGGGATATTGTTGAAAATGGTTTTGAGCCGGCCGAAGATGAGGTGGCATTAAATCAAGTTCAAAGACACACTTTgaagaaagagagaaagaaagatCAAAGTGCTCTTACAATCATTCATCATGGTTTGGATgataatatattcaaaaaggCGGCAATTAATACTACTTCGATGCAGGCTTGGGAAACTCTTAAAAACTCTGTCAT ACTTGGAGAAAGAATAGAAGATGTTCGTGTAGTTGAGAATCATGTTGTGGTTTCCATTGAAGAATCAAAAAATACGGAGACCGTGACAATTGATCAATTGTGTGGATCTTTGTGTGCCCGTGAAGAAAGAATGAATTGTGGAAAACAAGAACATTTTAGTCATACCTTGATAACAAAATTCTTTAGCAAATCAAGAGGTGATTCTTCTACTAGAGGTGGTCGTGGACTACTCCGTGAAAGAGGTCGTGGTCGTGGATATGGACGTGGTCAAGGAAGAGGTGAACACAACTCTttcaatgaaaataaaaatcaaaattttcatagaGGCCGTGGCAGAGGAAGAAGCAATTTTGGGGTGTACGAGAggaaaaaatga